A stretch of the Tannerella serpentiformis genome encodes the following:
- a CDS encoding FtsK/SpoIIIE family DNA translocase codes for MTKKTGKKRQRSGSNGSWEDALRSFFSSERVWFLTGLIVCFVVMYLGIAMTSFLFTGGADQSVVESMPLSELPADHARVENWAGVRGAYVAETVMNRWFGVPSFFMLFFLGSVGLWLMRVCRMSLLKRFLLCSSMMIWSSVFLSLAFASTVGTSFLYPGGRHGWYLAEMLTRNLGMPGTVLLLLITAILIAVFTSSLVIPFMQRQLVGGWSLMGERWQRSREARRARHEAEAEEKAKRETTPSEPAPTTYNKEADTKPAAAPRREGPSVEDEGYALGEDDEDEIAATPIVPNGRREAETVEAPTIFTVEVPREEEPATPAEVVAELGEYDPRLDLSNYHFPSLDLLKKYDRNDKPIDMEEQSENQKRIKQTLENFGISISSIKATVGPTITLYEVVPAQGVRISKIRNLEDDIALNLSALGIRIIAPMPGKGTIGIEVPNKDPQIVSMQSVISSRKFIESKYDLPVALGRTITNEVFMFDLCKAPHLLMAGATGQGKSVGLNAIITSLLYKKHPAELKLVLVDPKMVEFSIYAEIERHYLAKLPDEEKPIITDFNKVVHTLNSLCKEMDNRYELLTRAHVRNIKDYNEKFINRRLSPDKGHEYMPYIVVIIDEFGDLIMTAGREIEMPIARIAQKARAVGIHMVIATQRPSTNIITGTIKANFPVRVAFRVSSMIDSRTILDSPGANQLIGRGDLLFSQGSDMTRVQCAFVDTPEVEAISEFIGAQPGYPKAHELPEYDPEGEDDGKSVASDLSDRDPLFDEAARLVVSQQQGSTSLIQRKFSIGYNRAGRLMDQLQGAGIVGPYEGSKARQVLIQDIYSLEQKLNTIK; via the coding sequence ATGACTAAAAAGACAGGTAAAAAGAGACAACGAAGCGGGTCGAACGGCTCGTGGGAGGACGCGCTGCGTTCGTTTTTTTCGAGCGAGCGGGTGTGGTTTCTCACGGGGCTTATCGTGTGCTTCGTGGTGATGTATCTGGGTATCGCCATGACGTCGTTCCTCTTCACGGGCGGGGCGGATCAGAGCGTGGTGGAGAGCATGCCGCTGAGCGAACTGCCGGCGGATCATGCCCGGGTGGAAAACTGGGCGGGCGTGCGCGGGGCGTACGTGGCCGAGACGGTGATGAATCGCTGGTTCGGCGTGCCGTCGTTCTTCATGCTCTTCTTCCTGGGGTCGGTGGGGCTGTGGCTGATGCGCGTCTGCCGGATGTCGCTACTGAAGCGGTTCCTGCTGTGCAGCTCGATGATGATCTGGTCGTCTGTCTTTCTCTCGCTGGCCTTCGCATCGACCGTGGGGACGTCGTTTCTCTACCCCGGCGGGCGGCACGGGTGGTATCTGGCAGAGATGCTTACGCGCAATCTGGGGATGCCTGGCACGGTGTTGCTGCTGCTCATCACGGCCATCCTCATCGCTGTCTTTACGAGTAGCTTGGTGATACCCTTCATGCAACGACAATTGGTGGGCGGATGGAGCCTGATGGGCGAGCGGTGGCAGCGTAGTCGCGAGGCTCGGCGTGCACGCCATGAAGCAGAGGCTGAGGAAAAAGCCAAGCGTGAAACGACTCCCTCGGAACCTGCACCCACGACATATAATAAGGAAGCAGACACGAAGCCGGCCGCGGCGCCGCGGCGCGAGGGCCCCTCGGTGGAAGATGAGGGCTATGCGCTGGGCGAGGACGATGAGGACGAGATAGCGGCGACGCCGATCGTGCCGAATGGCCGTCGGGAGGCGGAGACGGTGGAAGCACCGACGATCTTCACCGTCGAAGTGCCGCGTGAGGAAGAGCCCGCCACGCCAGCCGAGGTGGTGGCCGAGCTGGGCGAATACGATCCGCGGCTCGACTTGTCGAACTACCACTTCCCGTCGCTCGACTTGCTCAAGAAGTACGACCGCAACGACAAGCCGATCGACATGGAGGAGCAGAGCGAGAACCAAAAGCGCATCAAGCAGACACTCGAAAACTTCGGCATCAGTATCTCGTCGATCAAGGCGACAGTGGGGCCGACCATCACGCTCTACGAGGTCGTGCCGGCGCAGGGCGTGCGCATCTCCAAGATCCGCAACCTCGAGGACGACATTGCGCTGAACCTTTCGGCGCTCGGTATCCGCATCATCGCGCCCATGCCGGGCAAGGGGACGATCGGCATCGAGGTGCCCAACAAGGATCCGCAGATCGTCTCTATGCAGTCGGTCATCAGCTCGCGGAAGTTTATCGAAAGCAAATACGACCTGCCCGTGGCACTGGGCCGGACGATCACGAACGAAGTCTTCATGTTCGACCTCTGCAAGGCGCCCCACCTGCTTATGGCCGGTGCGACGGGACAAGGAAAGTCGGTCGGGCTGAACGCCATCATCACGTCGCTACTTTACAAGAAGCATCCGGCCGAACTGAAGCTCGTCTTGGTCGATCCGAAGATGGTCGAGTTCAGCATCTACGCCGAGATCGAGCGCCACTACTTAGCCAAACTCCCGGACGAGGAAAAGCCGATCATCACGGACTTCAACAAGGTGGTGCACACGCTCAACTCGCTCTGCAAAGAGATGGACAACCGCTACGAACTGCTCACGCGGGCCCATGTGCGCAACATCAAAGACTACAACGAAAAGTTCATCAACCGTCGCCTCAGTCCAGACAAGGGACACGAATACATGCCTTACATCGTTGTTATTATCGACGAGTTCGGCGACCTGATCATGACCGCCGGGCGTGAGATCGAAATGCCCATCGCCCGCATCGCACAGAAGGCGCGCGCCGTGGGTATTCACATGGTTATCGCCACCCAGCGACCGTCGACAAACATTATCACGGGTACGATCAAGGCCAACTTCCCCGTGCGGGTGGCCTTCCGCGTATCGTCGATGATTGACTCGCGCACCATCCTCGACTCGCCCGGCGCCAATCAGCTGATCGGCCGTGGCGACCTGCTCTTCTCGCAGGGCAGCGACATGACGCGCGTACAGTGCGCCTTCGTCGACACGCCCGAGGTGGAGGCCATCTCCGAGTTCATCGGCGCACAGCCAGGCTATCCCAAGGCGCATGAGTTGCCGGAGTACGATCCTGAAGGCGAGGACGACGGCAAGTCGGTCGCCAGCGATCTCTCCGACCGCGATCCGCTCTTTGACGAGGCCGCCCGGCTCGTAGTCAGCCAGCAGCAAGGCTCCACGTCGCTTATCCAGCGCAAGTTCTCCATCGGTTACAATCGTGCTGGTCGGCTTATGGATCAGCTGCAAGGCGCGGGCATCGTCGGGCCCTACGAGGGTAGCAAGGCGCGTCAGGTGTTGATACAAGACATTTATTCATTGGAACAGAAACTAAACACGATCAAATGA
- a CDS encoding HAL/PAL/TAL family ammonia-lyase, producing MDRETTVTYHEEKGLSIGDVEALVFGRGRLNITAESLQKVDRSYDFLREFSKDKVIYGINTGFGPMAQYRVDDAALEQLQYNIIRSHSTGAGRPLELRCVRAALLARLVTFLQSHSGVHRDLPLLLHEFFERDICPMIPEHGSVGASGDLVQLAHMALALIGEGEVFHRGLLRPTRDVMEEEGLRPLQLRLREGLAATNGTSVMTGIGLVNLIEARRLMGWAVAASVMMNEVAASYDDLMSPVLNEAKRHAGQRRVAAEMRRWAEGSQSLRQREAEMFHRHTEEVFERKVQAYYSLRCVPQVLGPVWDTIERATEVLIDELNSACDNPIVDAETRNVYHGGNFHGDYVSLEMDKLKIAVTKLAMLAERQLNYLCHDRINDGILPPFVNLGIPGLNYGMQAAQFTATSTTAECQTLSNPMYVHSIPNNNDNQDIVSMGTNAALLARRVVENAYQVTAILFMALAQAVDYLKLQPQMAPRTRTVYDAIRGVFPAFMDDQPKYREIEAMVEFLKTTDNTNFLAQ from the coding sequence ATGGACAGAGAAACAACCGTTACGTATCACGAAGAAAAGGGTCTGTCGATCGGCGATGTAGAAGCGCTCGTGTTTGGCCGCGGACGGCTCAACATCACGGCGGAATCGCTTCAAAAGGTGGATCGCTCATACGATTTCCTCCGAGAATTTTCCAAAGACAAAGTCATTTACGGCATCAATACGGGCTTCGGCCCGATGGCGCAGTATCGCGTGGACGACGCGGCGCTCGAACAACTCCAATACAACATCATTCGCAGTCACTCCACGGGCGCCGGGCGTCCGCTGGAATTGCGCTGCGTGCGCGCGGCCCTGCTGGCCCGACTCGTGACCTTTTTGCAGAGCCATTCGGGCGTGCACCGCGATCTGCCCCTGTTGCTCCACGAGTTTTTCGAGCGCGACATCTGCCCGATGATCCCCGAGCACGGCAGCGTGGGTGCGAGCGGCGACCTCGTGCAGTTGGCACACATGGCGCTGGCGCTAATCGGCGAGGGCGAAGTGTTTCACCGTGGACTGCTCCGCCCGACGCGCGACGTGATGGAGGAAGAAGGCCTCCGTCCGCTGCAACTCAGACTTCGCGAGGGACTGGCGGCTACGAACGGGACGTCGGTCATGACCGGCATCGGGCTCGTGAATCTCATCGAGGCGCGACGCCTCATGGGCTGGGCCGTGGCGGCGTCGGTGATGATGAACGAGGTGGCCGCATCGTACGACGACCTGATGTCGCCCGTGCTCAACGAGGCGAAGCGACACGCCGGACAGCGCCGCGTGGCCGCCGAAATGCGCCGCTGGGCCGAGGGCAGCCAGTCGCTGAGGCAACGCGAAGCGGAGATGTTTCACCGGCACACGGAGGAGGTGTTCGAGCGGAAGGTGCAGGCCTACTATTCGCTGCGGTGCGTGCCGCAGGTGCTCGGGCCGGTGTGGGACACGATCGAGCGGGCCACCGAGGTGCTGATCGACGAGCTGAACTCGGCGTGCGACAACCCGATCGTGGACGCGGAGACGCGTAACGTCTACCACGGCGGCAACTTCCACGGCGACTACGTCTCGCTCGAGATGGATAAGCTGAAGATCGCCGTCACGAAGCTGGCCATGCTGGCCGAACGGCAACTGAACTACCTCTGTCACGACCGTATCAACGACGGCATCCTGCCGCCCTTCGTCAACCTCGGCATACCGGGGCTGAATTACGGCATGCAGGCGGCACAATTCACGGCCACGTCGACGACGGCAGAGTGCCAGACGCTGTCGAACCCGATGTATGTACACAGCATTCCGAACAACAACGACAACCAGGACATCGTCAGCATGGGCACCAACGCGGCGCTCTTGGCGCGGCGGGTGGTGGAGAATGCGTATCAGGTAACAGCCATTCTCTTCATGGCCTTGGCCCAGGCGGTGGACTACCTCAAGCTCCAGCCGCAGATGGCGCCTCGCACGCGGACGGTCTACGACGCCATCCGTGGCGTCTTCCCCGCCTTCATGGACGACCAGCCGAAGTATCGCGAGATCGAGGCGATGGTGGAATTCCTGAAAACAACCGATAACACGAACTTCTTAGCACAATGA
- a CDS encoding phenylacetate--CoA ligase family protein encodes MTIVPDIERQPADVIKRFQEAKLREALRYVAAHSAFYRRLFREHGVDPERVHRIEDLTVIPFTEKSDLQLHNEEFVCVPRARIIDYITTSGTLGDPVTFAMTDADLDRLAYNEQISFACTGAGPGSVFQLMTTIDKRFMAGLAYFLGIRRLGAGIVRVGNGIPELQWDTIRRVRPDTIIVVPSFIPRIIDYAEAHGIDYHASSVRRAVCIGENLREQDFSLNLLGESIRRRWDIELFSTYASTEMATTFTECPCGCGGHHHPELIICELIGDDGLPVADDEAGELVVTTLGVEGMPLVRFKTGDLARFHREPCRCGRTTMRISPIIGRRNHMVKYKGTTLYPPAVFDVLDNTPYVENYVMEVSANEYGNDRIVIRVGLRERPAFDVVKELKDRFRARIRVAPEIAVSSPEEVRRINHPDISRKPVKFIDKRNRPQ; translated from the coding sequence ATGACAATCGTCCCAGACATAGAGCGGCAGCCAGCCGATGTGATCAAGCGCTTTCAGGAGGCAAAGCTTCGGGAAGCGCTTCGTTATGTAGCTGCCCATTCGGCTTTCTACCGTCGGCTCTTCCGCGAACACGGCGTCGACCCAGAGCGGGTGCACCGAATCGAGGATCTGACCGTAATTCCCTTTACCGAAAAGAGCGACTTGCAGCTCCACAACGAGGAGTTCGTCTGCGTGCCTCGCGCCCGTATCATTGATTATATCACCACCTCTGGCACCTTAGGCGACCCGGTGACATTCGCCATGACCGATGCCGATCTGGATCGGCTGGCCTACAACGAGCAGATCTCCTTCGCGTGCACCGGTGCGGGCCCAGGCAGTGTCTTCCAGCTGATGACGACGATCGACAAGCGCTTCATGGCCGGGCTGGCTTACTTCCTCGGCATCCGTCGCTTGGGCGCAGGCATCGTGCGTGTGGGGAACGGCATCCCAGAGCTCCAGTGGGATACTATCCGGCGTGTACGGCCAGACACGATCATCGTCGTGCCCTCCTTCATACCCCGCATCATCGACTATGCCGAGGCGCACGGCATCGATTACCACGCCAGCAGTGTGCGCCGTGCGGTCTGCATCGGCGAGAACCTCCGCGAGCAAGACTTCTCGCTCAACCTCCTTGGCGAGAGCATCCGCCGACGGTGGGACATCGAACTCTTTTCCACCTACGCCTCCACGGAGATGGCCACCACCTTCACCGAATGTCCCTGCGGCTGCGGCGGACACCATCACCCAGAGCTAATCATCTGCGAGCTGATCGGCGACGATGGATTGCCCGTAGCCGACGATGAGGCGGGCGAGCTTGTCGTCACTACGCTCGGTGTGGAGGGCATGCCGCTCGTGCGCTTCAAGACGGGCGACTTGGCGCGATTCCACCGTGAGCCATGCCGTTGCGGACGCACCACAATGCGCATCAGCCCGATCATCGGCCGACGGAACCACATGGTCAAATACAAGGGCACAACGCTCTATCCGCCCGCCGTCTTCGACGTCTTGGACAATACGCCCTACGTGGAGAATTACGTGATGGAAGTCAGCGCCAACGAATACGGCAACGACCGAATCGTAATCCGCGTCGGGCTGCGCGAACGGCCGGCGTTTGACGTGGTCAAGGAGCTGAAAGACCGCTTCCGTGCACGTATCCGCGTAGCCCCCGAGATCGCCGTCTCGTCGCCCGAGGAGGTGCGCCGCATCAATCACCCGGACATCAGCCGCAAGCCGGTGAAGTTTATCGACAAACGCAATCGCCCCCAATGA